The genomic stretch CAGAATATTATAATTTCCCAACTCGAAACACTTCTCAACTATTCTGAACGTTTTTATCAGCGTCAGTTTATTACACGCCAAAAAGCGCATCATCAGTTTTTAGAAAAACTGGAAAATCTTCTTAATGATTATTTTGAAAGTGATGATATAAAAGAGCAAGTGTTGCCAAGTGTTCAGTTTCTCTCAGAAAAGCTGAATATGTCGCCTCAATATATGCGTAGTCTTCTGAAATCATTAACCGGACAAACTACACAACAGATTATTCACGAAAAACTGATAGAAAAAGCAAAAGAAAAATTGTCAACAACCGATCTTACTGTAAGCGAAATTGCTTACGAATTGGGCTTTGAACATTCACAATCTTTTAATAAATTATTTAAATCCAAAACTGATATTTCGCCTTTAGAATTTAGGAAATCTTTCAATTAAATTTTAGCGGGAAGACTTTACAAGTTCAGTCTCAAAAATAATATCTTTAATTAATTTTTCAGTATAATAAAACAAATCGCTGTTATCATTCATCTGATTTTCAAGAACAATAATATGTAAATCTGCTTTGGGAATATAAATATTCAGCGAAGAAAAACCGTCGCCTAATCCTGTGTGACCAAGATATTGTATTCCATTGGTTTCAGCAATTCTGATATTGTAACCATAACCCATTTTCTCTTTTCCAAAAACATCGTGCTGTGATTTTGCAGATTCTGAGACCATCAATCGATAAGATGCAGCACTTAAAATTTTACCTTTATGAAGTTGGTTATTCCAAATTACTAAATCATGTGCAGTAGAAATAACTCCGTCTGCGGGTAAATTTTCGTCATTGATCATCGAGTTTTCTACTTTCGAAAATTTATTTTCTTTATTGATGTAGCCAAAAACCAGATTCCGTTTATCCGATGCAGAATAACAGAACGTATCATTCATTTTAAGTTGTTTAAACAATTTCGCAGCTAATTCTCGGTATGTTTTTTTGGATACATTTTCAACGATTTTTCCCAAAAGTATATTCGAAAGATTTCCATATTTAAAATCAGTTCCAGGCTTGAAAACCAATGGTTTTTCAACATCCACGATTCCGTGAGTATGATTCAGAAGCTGATGAACCGTTACAGAATCTGCCCAGGTTTGCTTCAAAAAAGGTAAATATTTTTTGATAGGAGCGTGAAGGTTAATTTTTCCTTTTTCCACTTCTTTTAAAACTAAAACAGATGTTATTTGTTTTGTATTTGACATGATTTCAAACTGGTCATTCATTTTGATCGGAGTTTTATTTTCAATTTCTGAAAATCCGAAAGCTTTAGAATAAACCGTTTTCCCCTTTTTATTAATCAGAATGACTCCGTTAAAATGTACAGGTGTCTCAATCTGTATAATACTGTCAATTTTATTTTGCCAGTT from Chryseobacterium indoltheticum encodes the following:
- a CDS encoding serine hydrolase domain-containing protein, coding for MISKKIISAFLIFSFTTNIFSQTHKNWQNKIDSIIQIETPVHFNGVILINKKGKTVYSKAFGFSEIENKTPIKMNDQFEIMSNTKQITSVLVLKEVEKGKINLHAPIKKYLPFLKQTWADSVTVHQLLNHTHGIVDVEKPLVFKPGTDFKYGNLSNILLGKIVENVSKKTYRELAAKLFKQLKMNDTFCYSASDKRNLVFGYINKENKFSKVENSMINDENLPADGVISTAHDLVIWNNQLHKGKILSAASYRLMVSESAKSQHDVFGKEKMGYGYNIRIAETNGIQYLGHTGLGDGFSSLNIYIPKADLHIIVLENQMNDNSDLFYYTEKLIKDIIFETELVKSSR